In Fundulus heteroclitus isolate FHET01 chromosome 16, MU-UCD_Fhet_4.1, whole genome shotgun sequence, a single genomic region encodes these proteins:
- the polr2f gene encoding DNA-directed RNA polymerases I, II, and III subunit RPABC2, giving the protein MSDNEDNFDDDFEYAEEDEGLDDLENVEDEDQENVQILPAGEGQQANQKRITTPYMTKYERARVLGTRALQIAMCAPVMVELEGETDPLQIAMKELKSRKIPIIIRRYLPDGSYEDWGCDELIVTD; this is encoded by the exons ATGTCTGACAACGAAGACAA CTTCGACGATGATTTTGAGTACGCCGAGGAGGATGAGGGATTAGATGATCTTGAGAACGTTGAAGAC GAGGATCAGGAGAATGTGCAGATCCTCCCCGCAGGAGAGGGCCAGCAGGCAAACCAGAAGAGGATCACCACACCGTACATGACCAAGTACGAGAGGGCCAGAGTGCTGGGGACCCGAGCTCTGCAGATAGC CATGTGTGCTCCAGTCATGGTGGAGTTGGAAGGAGAAACGGACCCTTTGCAGATCGCTATGAAGGAACTTAA AAGCAGAAAGATCCCCATCATCATCCGCAGGTACCTTCCTGATGGCAGCTACGAAGACTGGGGCTGCGACGAGCTCATCGTTACTGATTAG